In Nomascus leucogenys isolate Asia chromosome 3, Asia_NLE_v1, whole genome shotgun sequence, the genomic window tctaagaaataattaATGTTATGGTATATCTTGtaatatctattaaaatgtaGTCTCTGGGTCATCAAATGGATTAAAATATGGGAGATAAGTAGATTATACTTATATAGATagtgatatatttcatttttaatttgtcatttttaatgtaaaatataatcacTGCTGTGATAAATAAACTGTGTCTATTGATCATTTATCACTTTATAACTTCCCCAAAAAGACTGCTCTTTCTAATACATTGTATATGTGAATAcattactatatataatatacgtatatcTGTGGTTCAGTAACAGGACActagaatatatttaatttattcttttatttagtagctgtttattgagcatctactcagtgcttgacacatagaCTGAATGAGATTATCTCAAGGACTGGTACCATGTTTTTAAGAACGTGGAATGTTGTGAGCTAAGagctcactgtttttttttttgtttttttttttagcatttattcacatatttttagATATTGTACCCACGATTCTATAATTTTGTCTTCCTACTTCTCTAATATCAAAAGTTTTTCAAACTGtcaattaaacaaaaagttttaGGTCCTACTAAGGCTTCTAGCTATTGCCTTTGAAACCAGGCCTAAGTACTGCTATACATGCTCCTTGCCACCTCCCTAAGTTTTTTTGAAAAAGCTCTAGGTGCagatgaactgaaaaaaaaaaacacaaaaaaaaagtcagttaaagaagaaaaaatcagcaaaacaAACTACTTTGCATAACACTTATATTTTCTACATAATATTAAGATATGCTATAAATGGCAAAGATTATAATTCTTAAgttctttttaaagaacaaaatacgCTCATAAtaatcagagcaaaaataaactaaaatatatgtatattatcttCTTTATAGATTTCCTTGTTTACTTGTTGCAGAAAAAATTTAAGACAGCTtaagatataaaaacaaaacagcataaaTTAAGAAGTGGAACCAAAGACAGAAAGTGGAGCTAAGAGTGGGGCTTGAGTATACATATCTCAAAGTCCTGTAAAGTTACTACTGACTGGGCCAAAGATTTGCTGCTAAGGTTTCTAGCTTCATAAATAGGAAATCTGATTAGTTACACAGTTCAGTGCCTATAGCCTAAAGGGCAGACTCTGTCCTTGTGCCAGGCTTGGCCCTACCACCCTGCCTGGCACAGGCAACACAAGGGGCTCAGCAACTATTAGTTACATGAATGGTCTCAGAGAAAATACAactctttttggttcttttttttttttttccgttctTTGAGaatggggcctcactctgttgcccaaaactggttttgaactcctagggtcaagccatccttccacttTAGGCTCCCAATTACCTGGGACTACGGGTAcatgccacagtgcccagcttttttttggttcttaaATCAGCAATACAGATTGCTTTTGAGAGGTCCCATAAAGAGGACACTGCTTAACCTAAgtgcactgcaatgaacatggtgCCTAACTACATCCTTAGAGTTGTCACACTGATGAGTTTGACAgccttttttcttgctgcttgcCTCTATATGAACTAATGGCATTACACCAAGGTGTGGTCAGTAAAAGTGGGTCTACAATGGGTGTTCTCTGTATCAGCAGAATTTGTGATAGACCCTTAAAAGTATCCAACCCAAagtagtcagacatggtggcacacgcctgtagtcccagatactcgggaggctaagtcaggaggatcacttgatcctgggaagttgaggctgcagtgaccagaCTAaggcattccagcctaggtgacagaccttgtctcaaaaaacgtCTAACCCAAATAATATttacaatgaaatgaaattattcCCTTTCCTTCTAGAATGCAAGAGATTTTATTAACAAAATGTTCTATCACGTATCTTTCGAAACAAAGActtgtaatttaaaaactaacctctcccttgatttattttttttccctctattctAGGGATGTTAGAGATATTTAGATCATTGGCTTCATAATACATAACTCAGGTTCTTGGAGTCTATCAATATGAGAGTGGGTGAATGCTTATCTAGTTGGTTCCCTGGAACTAGAATTGGAAAACTCTCAGGAGCAGACCTGGATTCTATCCTGAAAGACAATGTGCAAGATTTTTGAATCCTTGGTAGCTCACAAGCTAAGCAGCTTTTGGACTTCAGAGGATGACCAGTCATTCTTTCCGGGTTGGGAAATCAGCATTTGTCTCCTGGCTGCTGAGCTCTTAGCTTTCATCTTGTCTGCCTCCCCACAAGCTCCTCCTACACCTGCAGTGACAGAACAGCACTaaagagtggataaaggaaaagGGAACTCAGTTACTGATTTGTGGTCAGGGCACTGTGTGAGATGCTTTATATATGTTACCACTTTTAATCTCTATAACATCCCTGCAAGGTAGCCCTCCTTGTTTTCAGGACAAGGAAGCCAACGTTCTCAGGagtcataatagccaaaaaataatGAAACGAATTTGAAATCTGGAATGATTGAATCCAAACCCATGGTCCTGCCACATAGCCTCCTTTTCTTAGGAGTAACAGAAATTAGCACACTGAGAAATAGTTTAAGATGTAGAACTCTCTGGTGAGTAGATCCTGATTATTCCTAACAGAATTGACAGAATTGAGTTTCCAAGTCTCAAGAGCTAAGCTGAGCCTTAGTCTGGAGTGACCCTACCAAGGTCCATCACGCCCAGGGAGATCCAGGCTGAGAGTCAGCTATCCTTTCTGCCTTTGGCACTTCTTAACTGTGTATCTTAGCAATAATTTGGCTCTTCCAAAAATGAACTCGAATTTCTTAACGGGCTTCTCCTCGTATATGCTGATCCACTTAAATGTTTTTTACTTTCATGTTAATACTGAATATTCCCAGATCTGTACACCTACCTTCCCCACCTGGGTTTCCCACAAGGCTTTGCATTCATTTTGTTCCAACCAAACTCACTTACCTACTAACCCAGCTTTTACTCCTACACACGCCTTTTCATTTGTTGTCAAAAGTCAAGCTGTTATAAAAGATCCATTTGGGTCAAGCTAAAGACCTAAACACCATCCTTGGTCCTTCCCTTATTCCCACTTCTCCACATACATCGAATGAGATCCTTTTTACCCCCTAAACACTGCTCCCTTATATCTCTTCCCCTCAGTCCAACCACCATTGCCCCAGTTCAGGCCATCATTAGCTTTTCTCTGGACAATTGCAGCAGCTTCCTAAATGGTGTATCTGTTTCCAGTTCTGTGTCCTCAGAGCCATCTTCCTCAACACAGCTGCCAGAGACGGATCTCAAATGCAATCTGATTACATCAATTTCAGTATAAAACCTTTCTCTGCTTATAGGATTACCTATGGGAAAAAATTCAAGCTTACTAACCAAGCAGCCAGCGTCCTCTGGGGATAGCCCTTGTCTCTGTCTGCAGTACTGCTTCTCTTCACACACAACCAGTGTGCTCACAAATTCCTCATGTAAGTGTTGCAGGTTTTCAGCTGGTCCATGTGCCTGGACTGCCCTGCTCTTGGCTTGGTAAATTCTTACCCATCATTTAAAAGTCAcattaggctgggtgtgatggctcaagcctataatcccagcactttgggaggccaaggtgggcggatcacctgaggccagcctggccaacatggtgaaaccccatcactactaaaactacaaaatattagccaggcatggtggcgagtgcttgtaatcccagctacttgggaggctgaggcaggagaattgctttaacccaggaggcagaggctgcagtgagccgagattgcaacattgcactccatcctggataacaagagcgaaactccatctcaagaaataataataataaataaaaataaataaaagtcccATTAAATAACTAAAGAATAAGATtgacaacatacaaaaattaaaattgcaaaaCACATCACTAGCAAAGCTAAAAGAGAACATAACAAAAGGATATACTGGCAACATATATAGAATGGATGGTTAATAGCCAAACTTTACAAAGAGCTCTTAAAAATCActaagaaggctgggcatggtggctcacgcctgtgatcccagcactttgggaggccgaggcaggtggatcacctgaatttaggagtctgagaccagcctggccaacatggtgaaaccccatctctactaaaaatataaaaaattagctgaatgtggtggtgcacgcctgtagtcccagctactcaggaggcctagacaggagaatcgcttgaaccctggaggcagaggttgcagtgagctgagatcgagatattgcactccagcctgggcaacaagagcgaaattccgtctcaaaaaaaaaaaaatcactaagaaGACAACCAAACAAAAATTGGATGAGGATATCAATAAATCACAGAAGTGGAGAGACAAATGTTTACTACATTTCAAAAAGTTTCAGTCAGACTCTCTCactgataaatgcaaattaaaaatgagatctctttatttttgcttatcagtttggcaaacattaaaaatattgataatatcTAGTATTGGTTAAAGTGAGAACACATATGCTTTTTTagaaggcaatttggcaataaatcaagattttattttattttatgttattatttttgagatggagtctcactcttttacccaggctggagtgcagcggcatgatctcggctcaaggcaacctccacctcccggtttcagtgattctgctgcctcagcctccagagcagttgagattacaggcacgcgccaccatacctggctaatttttgtaattttagtagagacagggtttcaccatgttgaccaggctggtcttgaactcccgacctcaagtgatctacctgccttggcctcctaaagtgctgggattacaggtgtgagccaccgtaccctgccaaaattttaaattaccctttgacccagcaattccacttctaggattccctctctctccctttcccaaaaTAACCTGTAGAAGTATGGCTATGTCCAAGGGTATTCATTACATCGTTTGCTAAAACCCAAATGCCTGTCTACAGAAAGGTTATACTATAGGACAGTTATTGAAAAGAATaagtcatttgaaaaaatatgctatttctatgtaaaaaatcactccaaaacttagtagtttaaaacaacacgtttatcatctcacagtttctATGGTCAGGAATCCAGAAACAGCtgagttgtttgagctcaggTTTTCTTATGACATCACAGCTATTTACATGGTTATCAGGCCTCAATTACTCAACCACATGGGACTCTCCATAGGCAGAATGTCCCTACAGTGTGGCATTCGGCTTCCCCAGACTCAATGATACAAGAGAAAAAAGGACATACAAGATGGAAGCCTCAGTGTTTTATAACCTAAAGTCAGGAGTGACCTCCATCACTTCTGCCAGGTTCTGTTAGCTACACAGACCAACCCTGGTACAGCGTGGGAGGAGTTAACATAAGGGTGTGAATACCAGGAAGCGGGTATCACTGGAGACTATCTAGAAGGCGAATTACCATAATACGCTTTTTAAAGTAGGAAATTATGGACAAATATATATGATATcctagttttgttatttttttaaagggggagtttgtgtgtgtaaaaacatacatacaaaaaagaCTGAAAGGTTCCATACTGAACACAGCAAGCTCTGTGTAGTAGGGTTGGGGATGGTGAACACTGAAGAGACCACgtttacttatttataaatttgtttttcttttatgtaccACAATGAGcatgtgttacttttataattagaaataatgaaataagttTTCAAAGAGACTGTAATTCCTTCTCCAGGAAGCTTTCTCTTCTACTGCTGTCAAGCTGATGTACTTGCCCTTCTGGCGCTCCCCCTTTTTCTGCCACACAATCCCACTGTTGGTAAGGATGAAGGCGCTGTGTTCATCTTTGAGTCCTCTGTGGCTAACAGAATACCTAGCACAAAATACTTGTActatatgtttttttaatgaatggataaactaaaggatttatttaatgtcattaatatttattaagtagctCCAAAGGTGATGTGCTTGAGTCTAGACCCTTGGTACCCTGATACCAATAGGTCAAATAGCTATTTGACCTTTAGATCTACATTTTTGTTCATCTAGATCATTTAACCTTGCTAAACATGGTATTCttaatttttcacaatttttaaaaggagctCATCTAGTGTCTGGTTTTGTGGGAGATAGGGgttaaggtttttttctttccaaaagaatTATATGCAACAAAGTGGAGAAAATGTGCAGTTTTATGCCTCTGTAGGTTTCAAATATTAAGCTAAATTGCCTTGCCTAAATGAGAAGAGTAAGATAGCTGAATCAGCCCCAAATCTTTTATCTAATGTTAGTATCACAAACGGATGCAATTATAATTGCGGGCAGAAATGAATCATTCCAAAAGTAGGTCTGTGCAGCCActtctttatattaataatatgcaCTTACAATGCCTTAAAGCAGCCATACTTTCATTAGAATAGTCTCTAGAAGCAGAAATCTGTTATTTGCTGATGTCTGTAAAAAGTTAATTTTCAGAGTTTTTAatcaatatattttgaatatacagttataccacacacatacacataatttGAACTGGTGCTTCAGACttcattatttcctaaataaCATTAACTCTACAAAAACAGAGTCACTTAAGCAGCCAATAGTGTGTAACCACAAGTTTTAGCAACAAAAACCAAGGGCTCCCCAGAGAACCGGAAGCACGTGTTTCAGTATAATGCTTTCCAGCTATTCCTGGAAAGTTGGCACCCTGGGCCATTCACAAACTTTTTGAGTGCCCACCTGTCGGGAGCAGGGAGGTGGCCCTCCTAGGCGCCGGGCACATGAGCTGGTGGACTGGTTGAAACCAAGCTCTCTAGAGCTCACCAAAGTGAGCATCCAGAGCCCCAAATGCTGGCCCAAATGAAGGGCTGCTGTGATGCTGCTGATCcctgctgtaatttttttttcttcccctgttGCGGTAAATCACGACTTCAACATTTTGGCTGAAGTGTCGCGTTCAGCACAGAGGTGGAAGCAAGAGGCAGAAAACAGAAGAACCGCGAGAGAAATGGATCCTGTCTATTAAGGCAACGTGATGCAGCGTTAAAAGGTTAGGAGGTTGCGATCCCCGGGGCTAAGAGAAATAAACTACTGGCGGTGAACGAAAGGGGTGCTGGAGCGCAGCGATCTCGAACCTTTCCCTTAGAGCCAAACCCTGGCCAAGGCCACAAATTTCAAATCGCCTGAAAACCAAACTGTCTGGCGCTTAACGGTTACCTCGGCTGAGCGAAACCCTTGGCTGCTGCTGATTTAACCACAGGTCCGCGCGAGTTACTTTCCAGGGAACTGAATTCAGAACAAAGAGTCACCGAAGCCTTACTCCCTCTCCAAAATTAGAATTCCCTTTTTCTCTTAGTCATATAGGAAACACACCGTTCACAAGTCCTGCGGTGCAAAGGTGTGAACCCTGGCCCAGGGAGGTGGTGACTCTCCCCGCCCTCCGCCTCCGGGTTGTCCTGCTTCCGAAAGCAACCCACGACGGTCCCGCAGGGTGAGGGTTCCCTGGGATCATTTCCCTGTATCCAGAGAACGCTACGCGGAGTCTCCCTGCAGAGTGAGGGGCCCCGGGTTCCCGCCCCCTCCCCATCTACTCCCCTATTCTGCGAGCGCAGCCAGCCTCTCCTCTCACGCTTCGGGAAGCGTCGCCCCCGAGCTCCTCGGTTCCTGGTGGTGGCTACTCGCCGTAGTGACTTCGTTTCTGCGCGTTTGCTTATTTACATCTTTGCCTCAGTTCGAATGTGTGTCCCCGCCACCAGGCTCCGCTGCTGGGCGAGACCACTGAACCCCCTGAAAGCTTCCCCGGAGCTGCGCGCGTAATCCCGGGACCCTCTCTGGAGGACGCGCGGAGAGCGGTGCGCGTGGCCTGGCACCGGAAGGAGCCAGCTTCCGGGCTCCGAGGCACCCCCTGGACAGCGCCCCGGGCCGCGGGTTCCTCCTCCGATGCCCGGGCGTCGGCGCCGGGATCGGGAGCTTCGGGGGCCCGCCGGTACCGACGGTTTTCGCTTCCCTGGCGGGCAGCTGGACAAGGGCCCGCCGCTGCACCGGGAGGGACAGTGGGTGGAAAAACCCGCTGCAGCTCCGGGGCGAGGGAGCTGGGGGCGCCGTCACTTGTTGCGACCAATAAACGGCGCTCGATCCTGATGCGCTGTTTCTAAAATCTTTAGCTGTGTCCCGATCCCTCCAACTCAAGCCCCTCGGCCGGGAGGAAGGGGCAAGCGAGAGCCGCTGGCTCTGTTGGGGGAGAGGGGCGCCGCGCTCCAAGAGCCCCCTTCCCGCCCTGCGGCAGCAGCCCCGGGGCGCCCAGCCGCCCGCTTCCCTCCGCAGAGCGTCTTCCCTGACGGTGAAACCGCGCGGGACACAACCCACCGCGGCTCATCACCCACTTACGAATAGCTGTCGCTAGGATTCCCGCCACTCCTCTCAGACCGGCCCCCCCGCCACCTCTGCCACTTTTCGGAGTCCCCCGCCCTCGTCACTGCCTCCCCGGAGCTGCGGGGCAGTCGGACGCAGAGCTGCCGAACCGCGAGAACGCCTGGCCAGAGCTGCCCTCTGCAGCCCAGCCGGCGCCCCCTGCCCTTCGCCGCCGCTCTGGGCGGGCGCCCCCGCCGCCCTCACTCCGCTCCTCCAGGCTCCTCGCGCGCAGGTCGCGGAGCTCCGCCACCGCTGGGTGCGGCGAGGCCGGCGCGATGCGGCAGCTGTGCCGGGGCCGCGTGCTGGGCATCTCGGTGGCCATCGCACACGGGGTCTTCTCGGGCTCCCTCAACATCTTGCTCAAGTTCCTCATCAGCCGCTACCAGTTCTCCTTCCTGACCCTGGTGCAGTGCCTGACCAGCTCCACCGCTGCGCTGAGCCTGGAGCTGCTGCGGCGCCTCGGGCTCATCGCCGTGCCCCCCTTCGGTCTGAGCCTGGCGCGCTCCTTCGCGGGGGTCGCGGTGCTCTCCACGCTGCAGTCCAGCCTCACGCTCTGGTCCCTGCGCGGCCTCAGCCTGCCCATGTACGTGGTCTTCAAGCGCTGCCTGCCCCTGGTCACCATGCTCATCGGCGTCCTGGTGCTCAAGAACGGCGCGCCCTCGCCAGGGGTGCTGGCGGCGGTGCTCATCACCACCTGCGGCGCCGCCCTGGCAGGTGAGCGGGCCCCGCGCCGACCCCCAGCCGACCCCACCCACCCCGCTCCGTCGGGCAGAGACCGCGGGGATCACTGAGTGCAACGACCTCACTtccagatggggagactgaggcagagagaggcggAGAGCTTTGAGAGTGGTCGCTCAGCTCGCAAAAGGGACTTCGGAGACCCAGCGAGCTCCCCAGCGCCCCACAAAGTCCCCCTGCCCCCTAATGTCCTGGCTTCCGGCCCTCGCCCCTGCTTCACCCGGCATCGCCCTTCCTGTCGCCCCCTCTCCTGGTCTTCCCCTGTCACCCCATTCTCCGGGAGAGGTGGGAGGGCCGCCTGACCCTGGGAGCTGGAGTCCTCCAAGCCTGGACCAAGCCGGAAGGAGGGGGCCGTGAACTTCCTTGGGTCACGAGGGGCTGGAAtggaggtgggggatgggggcgAAGCTTAGGTTCCCGGGGCTACTGCGGGGTGTCTCGTGCTGCGCAGGGGGCTGCGGCCCTGAGGCAGACGACCCAGGTGCTGAGCGAGACGACAGCCTGGGCAGGGGGAAGCTTCACTGGGGGCCAGGACAGGCGTTCTCCCCTGCGCCTGGCCCACTCGGGGTTACAGGCCACTGGCTGGGGCTCCCTCTCCCTTGGGTGCCCCACGGGGCAGGGGCTGCGGGGTGCAGGTACCACGCGCCCGAGTGACCTCGGTGCCAGCTCGGGGAAGCCACAGCACCTGCCCCGAGGGCATCTGCGCTCTCCGGGGCCTTTGTCGTGGACAGGGGAAGATGGGGTGACCCGGGGATATGGCGGGAAGGCGCTCTGAGCACTGACTAAGTTTGGCTGTCGCATTTGACACGGGCGGCCGAGGGACGGCGGGCGTCTGTCACTCAGGAATCCGGTGGGCAGAGCTGGGGCGCCAACCCAGTCTCCTTTCCTACCCGACGCGTTTTCCCCGTGGGTCCCCGCCCACGCCAACctgctgtcttctctctttttccttcccgCCCGGGCTCGGCCGTCCTCCTCGTGCGCCTCAGGAGCCGGCGACCTGACGGGCGACCCCATCGGGTACGTCACGGGAGTGCTGGCGGTGCTGGTGCACGCTGCCTACCTGGTGCTCATCCAGAAGGCCAGCGCAGACACCGAGCACGGGCCGCTCACCGCTCAGTACGTCATCGCCGTCTCTGCCACCCCGCTGCTGGTCATCTGCTCCTTCGCCAGCACCGACTCCATCCACGCCTGGACCTTCCCGGGCTGGAAGGACCCGGCCATGGTCTGCATCTTCGTGGCCTGCATCGTGATCGGCTGCGCCATGAACTTCACCACGCTGCACTGCACCTACATCAACTCGGCCGTGACCACCAGCTTTGTGGGCGTGGTGAAGAGCATCGCCACCATCACGGTGGGCATGGTGGCCTTCAGCGACGTGGAGCCCACCTCTCTGTTCATTGCCGGCGTGGTGGTGAACACCCTGGGCTCCATCATTTACTGTGTGGCCAAGTTCATGGAGACCAGAAAGCAAAGTAACTACGAGGACCTGGAggcccagcctgggggagaggaGGCGCAGCTAAGTGGAGACCAGCTGCCATTCGTGATGGAGGAGCTGCCCTGGGAGGGAGGAAATGGCCGGTCAGAAGGTGGGGAGGCAGCAGGTGGCCCCGCTCAGCAGAGCAGGCAAGAGGTCAGGGGCAGCCCCCGAGGAGTCCCGCTAGTGGCTGGGAGCTCTGAAGAAGGGAGCAGGAGGTCGTTAAAAGATGCTTACCTCGAGGTGTGGAGGTTGGTTAGGGGAACCAGGTATATGAAGAAGGATTATTTGATAGAAAACGAGGAGTTACCCAGTCCTTGAGAAGGAGGTGCATGTATGTACCTATGTGCATACACTTATATGTTAGAAATGACATGTTTTAATGAGAGGCCTCCCCGTTTTATTCTTTGAGGagtgggaaagggaagaaaagaaagaagctgaaAGGTACTGACACAGAGCAACAAAATTAGCACCTGTGTGAATTATTTAGTGTGACTTCACCTGAGGCATCACAGAGACAAAAGAATGTGAAGGTACTTAACAAAGTAAGGCCACGGTTTCTGCTTCAGACTCCTggcacatttattttttgtcatcaTAACCATAACTAGATATCTGCATGTACCAAGAGTCCCTAAGCCACCCCCTCCAAAGATGGAGTGTAGAAATGATGACAGCACTTAGTAAGTTCAAAGATGACATTCAGGGATGCATTTTTTGATGATAGAACTACAGTTTTTATCGCCAGCTGGGCAAAGAGTATATTGCtgaaatgatatataaatatactgaATTGATGTTTACTGTTTATAGTCATCTGAAATATCATATTTACTCTGAttctactcattttttaaaaataagtgtcttattattgtattatatattgatAGAAACTGTTAAagctattttgaaaatatgagtTCTTAGCTTTAATCATGAAGTCTGAAGTTTGcttttagtaattattttaaaagttgttttggttcattgctttataatatttattattgaatGCCAAacctgttctttgtttttttttttttactgtgtccAATATTCTTTCAAGCAAATGCAGTGGCTGGAATATAATTCAGAATTAACTGAAACCCAGCCAGAAGAGGGACCACCTGTAAAGCAAGTCCTTTCAAGTTGCACTGCACATCCCAAACCATGTTACCAAAAGAGCAACTGCTATATTCACATTATGatatttttctatcttaaatTTGTCAAAATAAAGTATGAGTCTAACTATTAAAAGATACAttgttagaaatttattttagacaCATGTTCTATTGTTGCTGTATAGTTGTTTGTGTTTGCCTCCAATGTGTGGTCATAGTATCTGGTGTGTAGGGGCCGCACCACTGGAAACTTCCTAAATTAACAAAGCTGTTTGgtttgaaataacaacaaaaacagaaacacatctTCCAGTGAAGGAAGCTGTTaatggcctggtgcagtggctcatgcctgtaatctcagcactttgggaggccaaggcaagcaaatggcttgagctcaggagttgaagcaagcctgagcaatatagcaaaaccccatctctggccaaaaaatatcaaaaattagccaagcattgtggtgtgcacctgtagtcccagctactcaggaggctgtggtaggacGATCACCTGAGccggggaagtcaaggctgcagtgagttctgATTTTgtcactacactacagcctgggcaacagagcgagaccctgtctcaaaaacaaacaaatagagcatggtggcacgtgcctgtagtcccagctactcgggaggctgaggcaggagaattgcttgaacctgggaggtggaggttgcagtgagctgagatcgcgccattgccctaCAGCCTGGTAACaggccaaacaaacaaacagaaaatgataAAACACTCCATTGCACTGAGGTACGACAGCCATCCACACCGGACTTCAGTTAACACGGAGTCTGAGAAGTAATATATGGTCATGTCCACCAAGG contains:
- the SLC35D3 gene encoding solute carrier family 35 member D3 translates to MRQLCRGRVLGISVAIAHGVFSGSLNILLKFLISRYQFSFLTLVQCLTSSTAALSLELLRRLGLIAVPPFGLSLARSFAGVAVLSTLQSSLTLWSLRGLSLPMYVVFKRCLPLVTMLIGVLVLKNGAPSPGVLAAVLITTCGAALAGAGDLTGDPIGYVTGVLAVLVHAAYLVLIQKASADTEHGPLTAQYVIAVSATPLLVICSFASTDSIHAWTFPGWKDPAMVCIFVACIVIGCAMNFTTLHCTYINSAVTTSFVGVVKSIATITVGMVAFSDVEPTSLFIAGVVVNTLGSIIYCVAKFMETRKQSNYEDLEAQPGGEEAQLSGDQLPFVMEELPWEGGNGRSEGGEAAGGPAQQSRQEVRGSPRGVPLVAGSSEEGSRRSLKDAYLEVWRLVRGTRYMKKDYLIENEELPSP